The Amycolatopsis umgeniensis DNA segment GCCGCCGACTACGCGCGACGGCGCGCGAAGGCGCACACCGACCGGTTCGACACGCTCGCCGGACTCCTCCGCGACGGCGCGCACGAGCGTGCCGGGGAGACGGCGGCCGCGTTCCGTCGTGACGACGGCCCGTTCGGGCACGTCGACGCGCGTGACCTGCTCAGGAAATGACGAAAGGGGAACCATGGGGATCCACGACATTCCGCTGAAGACGCTCGCGGGTGAGGACGCCACGCTGGGCGGGCTCGAGGGCAAGACGCTGCTGGTGGTGAACGTGGCGTCGAAATGCGGTCTGACGCCGCAGTACACCGGCCTGGAGAAGCTGCAGGAACGCTACGCGGACAAGGGGTTCTCCGTCGTCGGGTTCCCGTGCAACCAGTTCGCGGGCCAGGAGCCGGGCACCGCCGAGGAGATCCAGACCTTCTGCTCGACGACGTACGGGGTTTCGTTCCCGCTGTTCGCGAAGCTGGACGTCAACGGGGAAAGCCGTCACCCGCTCTACACCGAACTGACCAAGGCCGCCGATGCGGAAGGCGCCGCCGGCGACGTGCAGTGGAACTTCGAGAAGTTCCTCGTCGCCCCGTCCGGTGAAGTGGTGGGGCGATTCCGCCCGCGCACCGAGCCCGAAGACGAAGTGATCACCAAGGCGATCGACGCGACGATCGGCGCCTGAAGCACGATTGTTCCCGGCGGGCGGGTTTCCGTATCGAACTGACGGAAACCCGCCCGTTTCCTTTTCCGGAAAACCGGTGACCAAAGTCCCTGAATATCGCTAC contains these protein-coding regions:
- a CDS encoding glutathione peroxidase — translated: MGIHDIPLKTLAGEDATLGGLEGKTLLVVNVASKCGLTPQYTGLEKLQERYADKGFSVVGFPCNQFAGQEPGTAEEIQTFCSTTYGVSFPLFAKLDVNGESRHPLYTELTKAADAEGAAGDVQWNFEKFLVAPSGEVVGRFRPRTEPEDEVITKAIDATIGA